DNA from Thermococcus sp. LS1:
GCTCTTCGGTGAACTCGGGCCTCTGTCTGTTGATTATCTCGCCGATGATGAACTTGCCCTCAAGCTCTTCCGGTGACATCTTCTTAGCTTTGCTCACGGGGACGCTGTTCTTGAGGAACCAGCGGAGCATCTCTGCCGGCTCCTTCATCTTGTTCCTCCTTCCGTACTGGACAGGACACTGGGAAATGACCTCGACGAGGGAGAATCCCTTAACCTGGAGGGCCGTCTTGATGCTCTCTATAAGCTGGTAGACGTGGGCGGTAGTCCACCTTGCCACGTATGAAGCTCCAGCAGCGGCAACGGTCTCAGAGATCTGGAGCGGGTGCTCTATGTTTCTGTAGGGGCTGGTGGTGGTCTTTGCCCCAAAGGGTGTCGTCGGAGCCACCTGGCCGCCGGTCATTCCGTAGATGAAGTTGTTGACGAGGAGTACCGTTATGTCTATGTTCCTCCTCGCGGCGTGGAGGAGGTGGTTTCCGCCTATGCTGGCCAGATCACCGTCGCCACTTATGACGACGACCTTCTTGTCCGGCAAACCGACCTTAACTCCCGTCGCGAAGGCTATTGCCCTCCCGTGAGTCGTGTGAAGGGTGTCGGCGAGGAAGTATGGAGAGGCAATCCATGCGGAACAGCCTATACCGCTGACGACGACCAAATCCTTCGGGTCTATCTTAAGCTGGTCAACTGCATTTGCAAAGGCGTTGAGAACGGTTCCCCCACCACATCCGGGGCAGAGGGCTGTGGGCAGGGCCTCCTTACGGAGATATTTGACCATCGGATAAGTGGAATAGATTTCCTTCGCCATCAGGCAACACCCCTTATCTCGCGCAGGATTTCCTCAACGGTCAGAGGAACACCGCCTATCTTGTTCACGCCTTTGAGAAGAACGTCGTCGTTGACGAAGCGCTGGACTTCAAGGATTAGCTGGCCAAGGTTCATCTCGGGAACAAGTATTGCGCGAACCTTCTTTCCGAGCTCTTTTATCCTCTTCCCCGGGAACGGGTGGACGGTCTTCGGAACGAAGAGGCCGACCCTTATTCCTTCATCCCTGGCTTTCAGTACCGCTCCGAGTGAGGGTCTCGCGGTAACGCCCCAGCTGACGACGAGTATCTCTGCATCATCCGTGAAGTACTCCTCGTACTTCTCATAAACGTGCTTATTCTGCTCTATCTTCCTGTGGATTCTTCTCACGAGCCTGTCGTGAACTTCCGGGGTGTAAACGTCCCTAAGACCGTTCTCCTTGTGTGTGGAGCCGGTTACGTGGGTGAAGTAGCCGTGGCCGAAGAGGGGCATCGGTGGGACACCATCGCCGTGCGGGTCTCCGAAGGGAAGCTTTGCCTCTTCCTCATTCTTTGGCAGTTTGCGGTAGGTTATCTCGACTTCTTCCACGTCGGGGATTCTTATCTGTTCCCTCGTGTGGGCAAGAACACCGTCGAAGAGCACAACAACCGGAGTTCTGAGCTTCTCGGAGATGTTAAAGGCTCTCACAGTTTCCCAGAAGGCATCTTCAACACTTATCGGTGAGACGGCAACTATCGGGTGGTCCCCGTGAGTTCCCCATTTCGCCTGGAAGAAGTCACCCTGAGCGCCCTTGGTGGCCTGCCCCGTGCTTGGACCACTTCTCTGAACGTCAACCAGAACGAGGGGAGTCTCAGTCATTACCGCGTAGCCGAGGTTTTCCTGCATGAGCGAGAATCCTGGTCCAGCCGTTGCAGTCATGACCTTGAATCCAGTCCAAGAAGCTCCTACCATTGCAGCAATGCTTCCGATTTCATCCTCCATCTGAAGGTAGTAGCCGCCAAGCTTGGGCAACTCTCTCGCCATCGTCTCGGCTATCTCGCTTGAGGGGGTGATCGGATATCCCGCGTAGAAACGACAGCCTGCAAAGAGCGCACCGTATGCAACGGCCTCGTTGCCCTGCAAGAAGTAGTTGCCCGGCTTGTAAAGCCTCTTCAAAAGCCTGAGCTGCTCAGGCTCATCGCCTCGGATTATCATGAGTCACCACCTTACCGCTATGGCAAAGTCCGGGCAGAGGAGCTCACAGAGCTTACATTTAACACACTT
Protein-coding regions in this window:
- a CDS encoding 2-oxoacid:acceptor oxidoreductase subunit alpha is translated as MIIRGDEPEQLRLLKRLYKPGNYFLQGNEAVAYGALFAGCRFYAGYPITPSSEIAETMARELPKLGGYYLQMEDEIGSIAAMVGASWTGFKVMTATAGPGFSLMQENLGYAVMTETPLVLVDVQRSGPSTGQATKGAQGDFFQAKWGTHGDHPIVAVSPISVEDAFWETVRAFNISEKLRTPVVVLFDGVLAHTREQIRIPDVEEVEITYRKLPKNEEEAKLPFGDPHGDGVPPMPLFGHGYFTHVTGSTHKENGLRDVYTPEVHDRLVRRIHRKIEQNKHVYEKYEEYFTDDAEILVVSWGVTARPSLGAVLKARDEGIRVGLFVPKTVHPFPGKRIKELGKKVRAILVPEMNLGQLILEVQRFVNDDVLLKGVNKIGGVPLTVEEILREIRGVA
- a CDS encoding 2-oxoacid:ferredoxin oxidoreductase subunit beta, producing MAKEIYSTYPMVKYLRKEALPTALCPGCGGGTVLNAFANAVDQLKIDPKDLVVVSGIGCSAWIASPYFLADTLHTTHGRAIAFATGVKVGLPDKKVVVISGDGDLASIGGNHLLHAARRNIDITVLLVNNFIYGMTGGQVAPTTPFGAKTTTSPYRNIEHPLQISETVAAAGASYVARWTTAHVYQLIESIKTALQVKGFSLVEVISQCPVQYGRRNKMKEPAEMLRWFLKNSVPVSKAKKMSPEELEGKFIIGEIINRQRPEFTEELNKLIDEVQEHFGLKGE